The sequence below is a genomic window from Balearica regulorum gibbericeps isolate bBalReg1 chromosome 9, bBalReg1.pri, whole genome shotgun sequence.
TCACCCTGGCAGATTTTTCAGGTGATGCCTCTGGGGACAAAGATCTAGAAGCAGGATCTGTAGGACAACAGCAGGGTCGTGGCTGGCAAGGGAGGGCTGAAGGTTTTAGTACATGCCTTTTACAAGCTTTATTCACTTGCTGGAAAGGTGGTAGCGATCTCCCAGCTCTCCCTTGCTCTGAGGACGGGAAGAGCTTGCTCAGGAGGGAGAGATGTGGGGACAGGTATGCACTGACTGCTTCGTAACACGAGATCATCCTCTTGAAAGTAAGAGGAAAATGTGAGGGAAACATTATCCTAATAAAGGTATACTAACAGCCCACAAGACCCAGGACATAAATCCTCTGGCATGATTAGTGCGACTCCCCATATGCCTGGTCGGGCTGGTGGGACACGCTCTAGGAAAACTGGCtaacttattttttaacaagaaatgaatggagaaaaaaaaaaaaaaagtaagcaggTTGTTCTTAGACTTGAATCTGTCTCCTGGGTTGAAACTGTGACAACGAACAGTATTTTTAACAGCAGTGATGTTAGATCAATACCAGTAGCCAAAGGACCATAGGTGAAGTACAACCAGCTAGGAGCAAAAGGTGATTGTGTTTCTCAATACTCAagctatggaaaaaatatgatttctgCATCTTAGATATTTAAATCGCTGTGGCCAGAAAAATCCTCTCTGGAGGAACTGGCTGAGGCAATCTCAGATGCCACCAAATAACCCGGCAGCACGTATGGGGGAAGGCTGGAAAAGGTGAAATGCTGCCTCGGGTATGCACTGCATTGGCTCAAGCAACTTGCACATCAGTTGATTCAACGCAAGGCTGTAGAAGACACTGGAGTAAGTAATCAAACTCCTGGTGGTTGGGCGCAGCTGAAAGGGATCTGCTGAGACCAATTCACATCAAACTAATGTAGTTTTTGGCGTGGTCTGACTTCACAGTACCATAAGCAAGCGAGGGATGCAGTCAAAATAGACACGATGGTTCAGGAACCCTTATTGCAAAGAGCAGCTCTTGATGAATGATTGTTGTCTGGAAGGACCTAAAACTGAGGCTGTGCAAAGGACTGGTCTGGGTCAGGTGCTTGCCAATATTTCCATGGAGGGCTTTTGGGAGAAAGCATGCGTCGCCTCTCCAGGCCTGGCTGGGTTGGTGATACCTCAGGCAAGAGGAATGGGATTTGCTCACCAGCCGGCTGCTGGGCTGTAGAGCAGCTCTTGGGAAAGACGCATGGTGTTGGAGCAGAAATTTGTCAGCTGTATCGCAAACTGGCAGTagccaaagcagaagcagccaaCTGCGAATACAGTTCTTGGATGTCCGAAGAACTGTGCTATCCACTGCATATGTGGAGCGCTCCTTTAGTTTTTCTTGGTGTTGGTGAAGCTCGCGTGATGTCCAGGTTTTGGCCTCGGCTTTtgagaaagcaaactgtggaCTGTTAGAGCAGGAACAGGGATTGCAGGGCCAGAAGACGTGACCCAGGAGGAAAGAGACCTCGCCACTCCCTTATCAGTAAAGGTCTAACTGCAAGTGCTCGGTAAGCCAATGTACATGAAATGCTGCTTAGTATGGTCTATTGGCTATTTATGGCTCCCTTGGCCATAATTCAGTAACTACTGATGTGAAGAAGGTGTGAGGGAAATGTTTTAATAGTGTTTTGTTGCACAAAGGACAAGGATTTCACCAAGGGAGCTTTAGGTTGGATTGGGACAGAACTAGATGCTGGGAAGGGCAAGGAGTTGGTGGTGGCTGGAGCCGTCGGGGCCAGAGTGGTGAATGGGTTGCCAGGATTCATTGAGATGCAGTTGATCCTGCtcaatggttggactcgatgactTTTTGACATCTCAAGGGCTCTGTTTGCAGATATTTCATGCTGTGATGGGGCTACAATACGTACTCAGGCGTGCGCGTGCACTGGGTGATGAGGAACCTCCCTGCTTTACTTCCTCTGCTTGCATTTCAGGTCACCTTCTATGAAGACAAGAATTTCCTAGGCCGTTGGTATGAGTGCGACAGCGACTGCCCTGATTTTCACACCTACCTGAGCCGCTGCAACTCCATCCGGGTGGATGGGGGCACCTGGGTGGCCTACGAGAGGCCAAACTTTTCCGGGAACATGTACGTTCTGACGCATGGGGAGTATCCTGACTACCACCACTGGATGGGCCTCAACGACCGCCTGGGCTCCTGCAAAGCTGTTCAGATAGTAAGTGTGACCTCTTCCCATTTTAATTTACACACCTATcgttaaaggatttttttgggtGGCCCCTCCATCTTCCTGGGGACCCGTGGGAGCTCCCTTGGAGAGGATGGCTATAGGGGGTTTGCTCCCGCGGTCCTGTTCTGGGAACAACCAGGTGTTTGGtgagtgaagaaaataaatctcttccaCTCATGATTGCAGTGAGGAAAAAGCAGCTCCCTTTGATGGCTTTGCAGGTGAGTTTCCATAGGAACTGCAGCGTCGTTTTATTTGTGTGTTCCTCCAGGGACTTTAGGGTCCGGGCGGGTCACTCTGAGGTTTGCCTCTTGCCTTCCCCCCCTGCTTTGCTGCCGACAGATCAGACTCTGGCAGCGGGCATGAGGCTTCTAACAGTGGGATGTGGATTTTCCAGGAGCACCCAGAACGAGGGGCAGGTTGTTTGCCTCTCTAGCAAACCACGGCTCCCTTCTGGCACAGGGGATAGAATCTGAGTCCCACCAAATCCCTCTGGGCAGTGTGGACATGGGGAGAACAGCCCCAGGAGCAGACCTAGAAGAACTCAGGAGCAGGAGTGACACTCGAAGCTGTCCTTGGGCATGCTTGGAGCAGACCAGAGTCTTCTGGTATTAGGAGAGCACAGGGCAATGCCTGTATCCCCGCTGCAGCGCAGGAACCGTGCTCATCCCTTGCTAACCGATGCTGGGGGGATGCTTccgcagctctgccagcacccaTCCTTCCACCAGCAGGAGATGGGATAAATGAAGGGTGACGGTGAGCAGCGTTTGCATCCTATGGAAGTGCAAGTGGGAGAAAGGGACAGAGGGAACGATCCCTTTGGGATGTCTATGGGCGGAACCACCCTTTAAAACTGTCCGGGATGGGAATGTGGCTGTTTGGGGTTGAGacactgagtgctgctgttcCCTTGCCAGCAGTGGGGCAGATGTTGGCGGGGATCTGTGCATCGCTGACTTGAGTAGCACAGCCATGGTTTCCCATCGCGTGGAGCAGGTCTCGCAACTGagaaggggttttgtttttatgtcTGGAGGTGTAACGCTACTTTGACCCTGGTCTGGGTTTCAGCTAGGTCTAAACCCCTTTGCAGAGGGCTGGGAGAGCTTGCAGCCAGTTCAGAGCGCTGCTCTGGCGTAAGGGATGGAGCCCAAATACGCGGGAGATGTAACAGCAGCACACCTTCCTCCATCAGGATGAAATGCAGAGGATTAATCCCGCAGGTCCCCCTGGTGCCTGGATTCCCCTCCTGCGCTCCGGGAGGTTGCAGGGGGACCCGCCGCTCGCAGGCGTTAGGTCAGAGCATCCCGGAGAAGCCGCAGCGGCAGCACACAGATCTGAGAGACCCCACAGAGCTCGGCTGGGGCTGGCAACGAGAGCAGGCTCGGGGAGGCGGGGGAAGACGGTGTCCAGGCAGCTGCAGATTAAAACTGCCGCAGTGCCTTCAGGCAACGCAGCGCTTCAAATCACAGTGGAAAATACCGGCACTGCGTTCGCCTGTAATACAACCCAGCTGGGGTCACCAGCTCATTAAACTCCTTGTTGCCCAGAGGAGCGGGGAGTGGAGGGGGTCCGGTTCTCCTTCTGACGCTCGTGCAGAGTGGCTGAGGGTTCAAGCCAGCAGCGGGACGGGCAGGCTGCCTGGGAGAGAGCCCGGCCCTTGCTGCTGACTTGCACCCTTCCTCCCTCCGGAACTGGGGCTGCGGTAGGGTTTTGTGCTGAAAGTGCTCTGCTCCGGCTCGGTGCTTTTATGCCCTCTTTGCACGTGATGCTGGGTCAAGAGTTTCCCTGGCTGTGCTTTTTGGGGGCTGATGTGAGCTTGTTCAGCCCTGTCctggtttgttggggggggtgggcggGTGGTTTGTACCTCACGGGAGTCTGACCGTGCCTCAGCGCTGCTCTCGTCCGCTGGTGACCATCAGAGCCGGGGACGTATTGGTGCCTCCTTCCAGCTCTCTgccattttctctctcccctttttctAGCCAAGTGGAGGCCGGGGCCACATCCAGGTATTTGAGAAGGGAGATTTTGGCGGGCAGATGTTCGAAGCCACTGAAGACTGCCCTTCTGTCATGGAGGAGTGGCACATGCGTGAGGTCCACGCCTGCAGAGTGCTGGAGGGCGTCTGGGTTTTCTATGAGCATCCCAACTACCGGGGCAGGCAGTACCTGCTGTCCAAGGGGGAGTACCGCAAACCCGTGGAGTGGGGAGCGGCGAGCCCCGCCGTCCAGTCCTTCCGCAGCATTGCTGAGTGAGGCAGCCCATTGACCGGGATGCCAGAGGCCGTCAATAAAGCAACCGAGTCACTCAGCTCAGCCTGTCCTGCTTATTCCTGGGGTCTGCGTGCGAGTTATCctgccctggcagagctggtgtGAAGCTGAGCCTCCTCCGAGCAAAACACCTTCTGCCAGCCCTGATTGCCGCCTCCTCTGCTGtcatctccttcctccaggcTGGCCTCATCCCCTCCCCTCTATCCCactgctcttctccagggaaAAGCCATCCCAAAGCCGGAGTTTGTGCTCCAGCATTTGGCCAGTCCAGTGGAGCAGTGGGACCACCCGTTACCCGGGACTCTCCTTTTCGGTGCTGAGTGTGGGAGGCTCAGTCTTTTCCCGGCTTGCTGTGTTGCTGCTCCGTGGTGGCTTGGGATAAGGGATGAGGTTTGCATCCATGCTGTGTGCGTGCCAGGACCCCTGTGGGGAGCCAGGGCAGGCGGCAGACATCCTGTTGCTGGAGGAGCGTGTCCCTCTCGTGCGTGGGGCAGTGGGGCCAGAGGAGACGGCTGCAATCTCTTGGGGGATACTTGGGGCCGCTGTGTCAGGTACAGGATGCCCCTTGGAGGTGCAAGACAAGGGGTCTGGCTGCTTAAAACGAGGCTAAGGACCAGAGCAGGCTGCACTGCTGAAAGGGGAAGATTGAGGCTGGGCACAGCCAGAGACGGTGAGCGCCTCTGAAAGCTTCCCGGGGctgggaggctgctgctgaacGATCTGGAAGGGCAGGAAGAGATCCCTGGGCACCTAAGATgtgccagggagcagaggaggctgTCGGGCTCCCCGGGGTTCCCAGTGAGCCCAGTTTGCCACCAGCTGGAGCACCCCATTTTGTCCAGTGCCGCTAGATGTCAGGCTGGGTCCGTGCCGTGGCCGTGCCGGAGTAACCGATGTCTGCTGCGCCAGGGCACTCTGCTCCCGGGCACCCCGGGGACCCGCAGCCCGTTTGCATATGGAGCAAAGGGGCTTTGGGATAATGATGCTGGCTGTAGAAGCAGAGCCCTTCTAGCCGCCCTCCGCGGTCTCTTCCCGGTTGATGTATGAGGTTATTACGGAGCGGGGAGGCAGGTTAAGTGATGCTTGTCAAGCTACGGTGCAGCGACTCCCCTTCTCCCAGGAATGCAGCCGCCGGTGGGGAGTGGGAAGTGGCTGCAGAgaggggcagctccagccctgtgGGCTTCCCCTGGCACAAAGGTGGGCTGAAGAGAgttgccttcctcctcctcctcctcttcctgtcGTGACCCTGCAGTTGAACCCCCCCGCACCCTTAGCCCCCTGCCCCGTTTCAGCCCTTTGCTGCAGAGGGTGATGCATCTCCTTGACCAACCtctgtccccctgtgcctctcTCCTCTGTCACAGATCGGTGGGATGCAGGATGTGGTCGATTCAGCTTTACGGTTGGGTCTTGGTGcagttttccccaaaatgtATGTTCAGGACCGACCAGCCCTGCAAGGCACCAGCCCAAGCACGGCCTGGCCGCAGGTTTTTTGTGGGGAGCCTGTCCTGTCCCCGTTTTGGAAGGAAGACCTCCTGCAGGTAGGCGTACTCTGGCCAATGCAACCACCTCCCACCCTGATTTTGGGGAATGTCTGCCCAGGCAGCTTGCTTCCCCATCATACGTGCGCTGCGGTGAGTTTTCTCCCACCCCGCGGTGGGTGCCAGAGCCGCAGCGGGCAGATTTGGGGTGCTACAGCCCCAGGCTGGCGTACATCCACCCCGGAGCACCGGAGGAAGCAGAGCTGGTTCTGGTTTGCCCTTACGGTCACATTTCCTCCCCGTGTCCTTCCCTTACATCGCTTGATCTACCCACCGCGAAAACGCAATTATCCCAActctttcccccctcctcctccgcctgGCTCTTGCCCTCTGGTGAATTTTGTGTTGTGCCCCGAACGTTGGCAACCAACACAATAACAATGAAATATGCtagttgggtttgggtttttttttttattatattttttttattttattattattctagaTTACTTTTTCCATCGGGGGCTCCCTTGTCACGGCTGCACGCCGAGCAGAGTGCATATGGATATGAGCGGCGGCAAGAGCGAGCGGGGAGCGCAGGCAATCCAAACCCAGCCTGCTGATGCCGTTTTTTGCTTGACAgctaatttccatttttcagtatCAGGGGGTCTGCTCCAGTAATTGGCATGCAGATTGTGTCTGATGGGCCTGTTAGACACGAGAAAAGACTCTGCTAGTTAGAATAAGCCAACCCCAGGCTGATGGATGGGGCGTAAGGAGGTCATTGCGAGAGAGAATATACCGATGCCCGCGCACACGCACCTAtgaaatttcacattttgtGCCCTCCCCCCATTCCTACTTTCTTTATCCGGCAAACTCTAATCTATCATATTTCATTGAGACAAATCCTGctccatttctctctccttccttttttccctttaaggGAAATGTGATGGAACCTACTCCTGGATTTAATAAGAAGATGGTGCGGCGTAGCAGGAATTAAAGCGGTGCCATGCTTCATTAGCAGCTGGGGATCACACGGAGCTGGCCCAGATGTTAATTACACTTTGGGAATTAATTGGTATAAGgccttcctctcctccatcaTCTGTAATCTGGCGGGCACGCAAGGACTTCTGGAAGCAGAGACTGCTGGGCGGGCGTCTGCCTTCTGTCCTCAGCCCGTCCGGCGCTGGCCGTGACCGAGGGGCACAGCCTGGCTTTGCAATCTCGAAGCCACCTTCGTGTCCAGACACCCGCCACTGgtttcccccttttcctccctgtgcCGCTGTCCTCTGAActttttctccagctgccaggGAGAAGCAGGTCCAGGCAGGAGCGGGGAGCGGTGGGAGGTGGCACTGCTTTGCAGGAGGGAGGACCATCCCTCTCGAAGCTGGCTGTCCCCAGGGGACCCCAGGACACCCTGGATGAAGGCTGGGGGGGATGtggcctccttttctcctgctcctcaACCCATCTTTGCTGGCCTGTCCCTTCCCCCCAGCTCTGGGTGCAGACCCATGCTGTTCTATCTGCCCCTGCAgcacctctctgctgctgaaaccCCCCCCAGTTCTGGAAGGAAACTGGTCTCCAGTTTCTTCCCTTACCTTTTCCCCCTTGGATTCAACCCGATGACATGCAAAAGGTGCACAGCGGGACGGGGGCTTTTTGCCAGAGGACAGAAACGATATGCTTGGAAATGAAGAATATTCCTCCGAACGCTGCcaatttgttcctttttctgagCTAGCTGGTGACAGCCCAGCGTGGGGCACGGTTATCTCTGCGACGAAGCATCACATCTTCAGGTTTCTGCCAGGGCTGGAAGAGGTTGCTGCGTGGCCCCAGTGGGATGCTTGTGCTCAGCTTTGTcgtccccccccaaaaaaaattgCTCGCAGGCTCTAACGGCGTGAGCTTGCTGGCACCGCAGCCACAGCAGGGACGTGGCTGGAGCCCTCACCGTGGCGGGTGTGACAAGATGAGCCCGTGCTCCATGTTCGCCCTCCTCTTCTAGGCTTTCCAGCGGCGATGCTCCCAGGTTGGAGCAGAAATCCTCGTTGCTGCTTGCTGTGGGCACAGGCTGAGCTTTCGCGCTGCCCGCAGCGGTCCTCAGGGTTTTGTGGGTCTTCTCTTGGCGTTGCTGGTGCTCTTCAGTCCTGAGGCATCAGCCAACTCGATGCAGGTCCCTTTTCCCCCACCAGCAGAGGTCATTAATGTCACTTAATCATTGCACTTAGTCAGTGCAACGCTTTGGTGCCGTTCGGTTCCCTTGGAGCCCTTCTCGCTGAAACCAAAGGCCCTGCAGGTTCAGCCACTGCTTTAGACCATGCCTGGGTAGGCTCTGGAGGTCCTGGCTGGTGACTGTGGCACTTCCAAacatcctctttttcctctcctttatgTGCGAACCACCCTACGCGTCCCCTGTTGACACCGGCTGAAGTGCAAAGGTTGCACGGAGCAAAGAGTTTCAGGAGGAAACGGGCAAGACCAGCTCTGTCCGTCTGGGTTTCAGCTCGTGGGTAACATCCAGCCCAGCTGAGGGTGCGCACAGCGTTGGAGCTGCGCACGTGTAGGTGCAATAGCAAAGCCGAGCTGCCTTGTACCTTGCATGCGTCTGCGTACCCACACGCGTGCCGTGGAGACTCCTCTGGTGTCACGCGTGTCCTTTCGACCGGATGTGCCGTGTCCACGAGCGGGTGTGCCGTGTCGTGGGCGAGAGCCGCCGCTCTTCCACGGGGGATCGCCGCTGCGGGGAGGTGCTGGCACCCCAACGCAGGGCTCTGCGGCTCCCCTGAAATcacagaggggagggggagaggagaaggcactGCCCGGGGGGACCAGCCTTCCCTttgccagcccccagcagagGGCAACAGAAGCAAATGGAAGAGACGAGACCTCGCCAGCCATGGGCAAGAGGAGCAGTTTTCAAGCCGGAGGGACCTGGAAGCAGAGTGATGTTTGTGAGGAGCAATGTGCAAAGGGGAGCAGTGTAGGGGGGGGGGACGACTTGAGAAAGAGGTCAGAGCAAAACAGAGAGATTCAAGGATATTTTAGTAGGagttaaagcaaaacaatgcTTTCGGAAGTCCAAAACTCATAGCTTTGGGCTTGggtggagaaggaaggggaggtATTTTAccctttttgtttaaactttcTTGATTTTAGGTCAGTTTTTAAGTGAAAAGTGCTGCCGTGACGAGCACAGCTGAACATTCCTAGTGAAGGGTGCTGGAAGGAAAGGCTCTGAGAGTTCCCAGCACCGATTACGTTCTATCCGGCCAGTTTGTGTGACTGACCCGAGCTCAGTGTCTGGGTCTCTGGGTGCTCTTGGCCTCCTGGGGAGCAAATTCTACCGTAGCCACATGTACCTGGAGGCTTCAGGTTCTGACCTCCATCCTGGCCAGGGGGttgtgctgggctggggctggtgctgcttGCAGGTTCCTTTCCTGCCCTGCGAAGGGGAGACCGCGGCGGGCtccggggcaggggggcagcagggaagaggcaggcaGAGCATCCCTTCCACCTCCCCGCTGCTGGACCAACTCGGGCAAGagcctctgccctgctgccttcTGGCTCCCCGCAcgctcctgcctggctgggcaGGTATTCACATCCCGCTTGCAggttttcagtggttttttttggtttgggtttttttttttgtcccaaacTGCTTGGAATTACACGGGGACATTTTAGCAAGGAAAGCTTTCCATGGCAGGAGTGTGATCCCACAGAGATGCCCTATAGGACAAGAAATCTGCACAGACACCACAAGGAAGTTTTTTCTGACAATATTCCCCCCCAGATGCAGAGTTGAGACCTGGtcttttttttggaggggggcggggggaagcaattatttcaaaaggaagGACAAAATCCATGTGACAgggagctgtgggtgctggggagcagcaccctGCCGGGATGCAGGATGCTCAGGAGGGCCGGACACCCCAGCAAGCAGCTGGGGAGGTTATTCGGGCAGAGACCCCCaccgtgctgctgctgcggcaCGGAGCTGGCGGGGGGGCAAAGCCTTGGGGAAAAGGCTGGTTTTGGGGAGGCTGGGATTGGCCTTTTGttgagatgctgctgcttggagAGGGCGCAACTGGAGAGGAACGAAGGGGCCTTTGCTCCGTGAATCCCCCCGACCCGCTTCATTAAACCCCTCCTCGCTGAGCCCAGCAAGGCGCAATCTCCCCATCTCAGCATTATCTCCCCATCTGCTTCCTCTCCTGCCACGCTTCCAGATGCTCCTTATCTCCTCTCACCTTCCCCAGAAACCCCGGCACGCTTCTCCCGCTCCCCGGGCCGGAGGCAAGGACGCCTGCCCGCACCGAGACTCTCTACCTGTGATTTCCCCGGCTCTTATCTGCCGCCGGGAGTTTGGATTCAGCCCCCGTCTCAAAGTCAAATGGATTTCTGGCAGGACGATGCGACGGAAGGTCGACGgtggggaggcaggcagggaccgAGCTTTCCCCCCCTCTCCGCCCCGCTCGAGCCAATTCTCCAGGTAGCGCCTATCCCCGTTTATTCTCCAACATTATCAATTACATTTGGATTATTATTACTCATTCAAGCCGAAGTGAGTTGCAGACAGCTATTTCCTAATGGGGAAATGTTACAGGCGACTTATTAGCGAACAATGCATCATTAAGGGGGGAGAGCTTCAAAGGCTCGTAAATGCATTTCAAAGGACACAATGCGGAGCGGAGCCTGCAATCGCATATCTGGGGGACATGGGCAAAATTTGTGACAAGGAATATACTGGGCCCAATGTAATTAACTAATTCTCGATCAAAGGGGTTTTAGAACTGAATGGTCAGGGAATTCAATTATGGGTTTCCTAATGAACCACTGTGTGCCAAGGCAGGGGGATGttttctcctggaaaaggaGGGCTGAGGATCAGGATTGGGATTTCCAGGGAGATTTGGGGAGAGAAGCACCAGAAAAGCTGATCCTGTGGATTTgttgcggggaggggggagacaCAGAGCGGTGTGCCGTGGAGGGAGGCACCATCCAGGTCCCCGGTGACAGCTGTCTGTCCCGGAGCTGGCCCACGCGGTGGGACTGACGCCTCTTTGGAAGCCCAGGCTGGtggaaggggctgggggtgcagctcCCTGGCCCCCCAGGAGGGCAGGACGGCTGCCCTGGGGCCGGCACTGCCTGACCCCCTCCCTGGAAAACCTGGaggtttcctcctctgctctctgaaTCCAGGCTCCGGTAAAAATAACATCGTTCTCCATTCATGAAAGGAGCATCTTCTAGTCCTCTGCTAGTTTCTCTTATTATAGAAAGTTGGTTTGCTCACTTTACAAAGGGAAATGTATTATGAATTTTCCCTTcattcccctccttttttttttccacgttTAACAACCGATTTGTGTGTTGCATGAAAGTTACACAGTTCTTTAGATgcatttgctattttattttctttcattcaaaaatatGTCAGTAATCTTTTTGTTAACATGAAAGATAAAGGATTAGTAATGCAAGATGCAGTTTTCTTGTAACCTTCTTGAAAGCAGACTATAGTTTCTTATCTGGCTCTAacattcattttcctgaaaaaaaaaaaaaaaaaaaaaaagacttcttaaaatgaaataaactatATTCGATTCAGACGAGCAACGCTAGCAAAGACATTTATTGCAGCCGGCAGAATGGAGCAGCTGCACAAAAGTCTCTCTGTCGCAGCAGCGAGTACCTTTCCAAGAAAACAACGCACACGCGCGTGCACATGTGTGCATAGCCTGCGTGGAAAGTGCCGCTGCGAAGAGAAAGCACCGTGACCAAGCCTTGATTTCACAAAATATCCCCAGATGTGCCTGCCCGGTTGGCTCCGCAAGCTGCAACGTCTGCTT
It includes:
- the CRYGS gene encoding gamma-crystallin S isoform X1 translates to MRNLPALLPLLAFQVTFYEDKNFLGRWYECDSDCPDFHTYLSRCNSIRVDGGTWVAYERPNFSGNMYVLTHGEYPDYHHWMGLNDRLGSCKAVQIPSGGRGHIQVFEKGDFGGQMFEATEDCPSVMEEWHMREVHACRVLEGVWVFYEHPNYRGRQYLLSKGEYRKPVEWGAASPAVQSFRSIAE
- the CRYGS gene encoding gamma-crystallin S isoform X2 translates to MSRAGTKVTFYEDKNFLGRWYECDSDCPDFHTYLSRCNSIRVDGGTWVAYERPNFSGNMYVLTHGEYPDYHHWMGLNDRLGSCKAVQIPSGGRGHIQVFEKGDFGGQMFEATEDCPSVMEEWHMREVHACRVLEGVWVFYEHPNYRGRQYLLSKGEYRKPVEWGAASPAVQSFRSIAE